Proteins co-encoded in one Nicotiana sylvestris chromosome 7, ASM39365v2, whole genome shotgun sequence genomic window:
- the LOC138873758 gene encoding uncharacterized protein codes for MNGAVKAANKNIKKILRKMVENHKQWHEKLAFALFGYCTTVRTSIGATPYLLVYVTEAVIPAEVEIPSLRIIQEAELSNTEWIRSRYEQLAVIDGKRMNVVLPRTTRTGSLEKSKAKQEDKGTMDIT; via the exons atgaatggagctgtgaaagctgccaacaagaacatcaagaagatactgagaaagatggtagaaaatcacaaacaatggcacgagaagttagcCTTTGCACTATTTGGGTACTGTACCACGGTCCGCACATCAATTGGAGCAACTCCCTATTTACTAGTTTATGTTACTGAAGCTGTCATTccagctgaggtagaaattccttctttaaggatcatacaagaagccgaactcagtaatacagaatggataagaagccgctatgagcaactagccgtcatagacggaaaaagaatgaatgta GTTTTACCTAGGACGACTCGAACAGGGTCTCTAGAGAAAAGTAAAGCAAAGCAAGAAGACAAAG gcacgaTGGACATAACATGA
- the LOC138873759 gene encoding uncharacterized protein, protein MYFLDEEVYLVGEDIAEAYDGWRMFFDGAANFKVVAIGAVLVSEIGQYYPVSAKLRFPCTNNMAEYEACIMGLNLAIDMNIQELLVIGNSDLLVHQVQGEWATKYTKILPCLYYVQELMKRFTKIEFKHVPRIQNEFTDALATLSSMIQHIDKNFIDPILCSR, encoded by the coding sequence atgtattttctAGATGAAGAAGTATATTtggtaggagaggacattgctgaagcctatgatggttggagaatgttcttcgatggggctgcaaacttcaaagTAGTGgccattggagcagttttggtatcagaaataggtcaaTATTACCCGGTATCTGCAAAGCTTAGGtttccgtgcaccaacaatatggcagaatatgaggcttgcatcatggggctcaatttggccatcgatatgaatatacaagagttgctggtaattggcaattcagatcttctggtacatcaggttcaagggGAATGGGCTACGAAATACACCAAGATACTACCATGCTTGTATTATGTGCAAGAATTAatgaagagattcacaaagattgaattcaaacatgtgcccagaattcaaaatgagttcacAGACGcactggccaccttgtcatcaatgatacaacatatagataagaatttcatcgatcccattctATGCTCACgttga